From Gimesia panareensis, the proteins below share one genomic window:
- a CDS encoding PadR family transcriptional regulator, which yields MRVERELMRGAGPVAVLKLLEDGAKYGYELVEALSEQTDGVLNMGQSTLYPLLYNLESQGLIRPSWQKSGNGRKRKYYSLTAKGKKRLANDTAQWIAVTNAMQSLGILSGTQPKLQGGEA from the coding sequence ATGCGAGTCGAACGGGAACTGATGCGGGGTGCCGGGCCAGTGGCGGTATTGAAGCTGCTGGAAGACGGCGCCAAATATGGTTATGAACTCGTGGAAGCATTGTCTGAGCAGACCGATGGTGTACTCAACATGGGACAATCGACACTTTATCCGCTGCTGTACAACCTGGAGTCCCAGGGATTGATCCGCCCCAGTTGGCAAAAATCGGGGAATGGACGCAAACGCAAGTATTATTCACTGACGGCCAAGGGGAAGAAACGGCTGGCAAACGATACGGCACAGTGGATCGCGGTCACGAATGCGATGCAGAGCCTGGGGATTCTGTCCGGAACCCAACCGAAGTTGCAGGGGGGTGAAGCATGA
- a CDS encoding DUF1700 domain-containing protein produces the protein MNAVSAEKFDWKKVLQTPVSQLMRGQVTGPQEPLELVDTSAFSDRLVESLWAVTDPLPGRLRVKSVRRLVQSCSSLLREGCAEAQLIEQLSEPASIATLIRATRSTDWIFNAPLPARLWPVVERIVVNPRVKWWSARRMLRRVCQNLRWQLDAGHAPDEIILQCGEAVALSGLAYETNTVGELLDYPLPENLMSVVLDVVQRSRLWPGEKRDVALELCAHFADGLEKGESEAALLESFGSPQTAAKLIRRARLRNRPLAWRARRRTWQGLLVMLLLLLIPWAVVTVRLMVAQPTIKSDPIENLDKQSRAIPRDERAWPLYLQGLADFSKRGADEFDKLRKANAFEGPASESWPEAKAFLNKHVGVVEHFLQAASLPELGFINRPRADDYDGFDEFWKLNRPYELNPPGANRFQIMLPQSQELGYKIMPVLTGAVYLAAEEGEAERCLELLLARINAADHYRQTGPWVICQNSANDLAGRAAELAKQIVERYPNLFNERQLKILQEQLSKMPIPALNLEPSEEYLKHILQYMYTDDGNGNGRFTVAGFHVLKRLVESSMKNREILLSTIPSLVWQDSREPDRSEWIPFQIKSGILALQIADRKEMRRELLYLNHLFWEAITKGTPETEAAYQEEYQRLMDSPALRIKYLPALMVMSPFQTSSYWTSNRKPLAQKMVALTLIAAELYRRKEGQLPETLEDLVPGYFAEVPVDPGTGMPLRYQIRDGQPVVEAESLSAKETK, from the coding sequence ATGAATGCGGTCTCTGCCGAAAAATTTGACTGGAAAAAAGTTCTGCAAACGCCGGTTTCTCAATTAATGCGCGGTCAGGTGACCGGCCCCCAGGAGCCGCTGGAACTGGTTGATACTTCCGCCTTCTCTGACCGGCTGGTCGAATCCCTTTGGGCTGTTACGGATCCGTTACCCGGTCGCTTGCGAGTGAAATCGGTGCGTCGGCTGGTCCAATCCTGCAGTTCCTTGCTGAGGGAGGGTTGTGCGGAGGCCCAACTGATCGAGCAGCTGAGTGAGCCGGCGAGTATTGCGACACTGATTCGTGCGACGCGCAGCACAGACTGGATTTTCAATGCACCATTGCCGGCCCGCTTATGGCCCGTGGTGGAGCGGATCGTGGTCAATCCGCGCGTCAAGTGGTGGTCGGCCCGCAGAATGTTGCGGCGTGTCTGTCAGAATTTAAGGTGGCAGCTGGATGCGGGACATGCGCCGGATGAGATCATTTTACAGTGCGGAGAGGCGGTGGCGCTGAGTGGCCTGGCGTATGAGACGAATACGGTGGGTGAACTGCTGGATTACCCGCTGCCGGAAAACTTGATGTCCGTTGTGCTGGATGTGGTGCAACGGTCGCGGCTGTGGCCCGGGGAGAAACGGGATGTGGCGCTGGAATTGTGTGCGCACTTTGCTGACGGCCTGGAGAAGGGGGAAAGTGAGGCGGCGCTGCTGGAGTCGTTCGGTTCTCCGCAAACCGCTGCGAAGTTAATCCGCCGGGCCCGTTTGCGGAACCGGCCATTAGCCTGGCGGGCGCGACGACGAACCTGGCAGGGATTGCTCGTGATGTTGTTGCTGTTACTGATTCCCTGGGCTGTAGTGACGGTGCGGTTAATGGTGGCTCAGCCAACGATCAAATCTGATCCGATTGAAAATCTGGACAAGCAGAGCCGCGCGATTCCCAGGGACGAGCGTGCGTGGCCTTTGTATCTGCAGGGTCTGGCAGATTTTTCCAAACGGGGAGCGGATGAGTTTGACAAGCTGCGGAAAGCGAATGCGTTCGAGGGGCCTGCCAGTGAGAGCTGGCCTGAAGCGAAAGCATTTTTGAACAAGCATGTGGGAGTCGTCGAGCATTTCCTGCAAGCGGCCAGTCTGCCGGAGCTGGGTTTCATTAACCGACCGCGGGCAGACGACTACGATGGTTTTGATGAGTTCTGGAAATTAAACCGTCCGTATGAACTGAATCCACCGGGTGCGAACCGATTCCAAATTATGTTGCCCCAATCCCAGGAACTGGGTTACAAAATCATGCCTGTGCTGACCGGTGCCGTTTATCTGGCAGCCGAAGAGGGTGAGGCAGAACGCTGTCTGGAACTGTTACTGGCGCGTATTAATGCGGCGGACCATTATCGTCAGACAGGGCCCTGGGTCATCTGTCAGAATAGTGCGAATGATTTGGCAGGTCGTGCTGCTGAACTGGCGAAACAGATTGTTGAGCGATATCCCAACCTGTTCAATGAGCGGCAATTAAAAATCCTGCAGGAACAGCTCAGCAAAATGCCGATACCAGCGCTCAACTTGGAACCTTCCGAGGAATACCTGAAACATATTTTACAGTATATGTATACGGACGACGGAAATGGAAACGGTCGATTTACAGTAGCTGGCTTTCACGTGTTAAAGAGACTGGTAGAGAGTTCCATGAAGAATCGTGAGATATTATTATCCACGATTCCGTCGCTGGTCTGGCAGGATTCAAGAGAGCCTGATCGAAGTGAATGGATTCCATTTCAAATCAAGTCGGGTATCCTGGCACTGCAGATTGCCGATCGAAAAGAAATGCGGCGTGAATTGCTGTATCTGAATCACCTGTTCTGGGAGGCGATCACCAAAGGGACACCTGAAACAGAGGCTGCCTATCAGGAAGAATATCAACGTTTGATGGATTCACCTGCGTTGCGGATCAAATATCTGCCTGCCTTGATGGTGATGTCGCCTTTCCAGACCTCCAGCTACTGGACTTCCAACAGGAAACCGCTTGCTCAGAAAATGGTGGCTTTGACTCTGATCGCGGCCGAACTGTATCGCCGGAAGGAGGGTCAGTTACCGGAAACGTTAGAGGATCTGGTGCCCGGTTATTTTGCTGAAGTGCCCGTGGATCCCGGGACGGGAATGCCGTTGCGCTATCAGATCCGGGACGGACAGCCCGTGGTGGAGGCGGAATCGCTGTCAGCGAAGGAGACGAAGTGA
- a CDS encoding hybrid sensor histidine kinase/response regulator has translation MNRLNWHQAVLQNMVDAVIAVDDRQQIMLVNPAAERLLGQQLKEIQGQAFFDIFIFQNEQIRTEMHRRLESVLQTGTPSIFVDHASLTNREGRHLVISGDIAPIYGHASKIMGALVVIYAGKSELNPGLRTEDLQSFVTNAPIAIALFDKNMRYLATSQRWIDAYHLDNEILPGRSHYEVFPEIPNHWKVAHQQALSGTTLRDEELFLRKDGSVQWDRWILQPWYESPTSIGGILALTEDFTDRKHLEQENQELLEQLVASQKIESIGRLTAGIAHDFNNMLNVIQGHVGLALLEKDLNQPLYEHLTEIRDAADRSTDLIQQLLGFASKEDHEPRLVNVNQTIEEMLGILRRLINEEVELVWEPESEGCIVKMDPSQLDQILANLCVNASDAISGIGKITLQTLSREFDQDFCALHPGYLPGQFAVLAVSDTGTGMDEETQTRIFEPFFTTKPAGKGTGIGLSTVFGIVQQNQGFIQVESQPGCGSTFQVFLPCRRDETPSHLVEPAFRTPGGTDEMILLIEDEPMLAKISREILLSLGYRVITATSPRDGIQMMMDFKGTIDLLITDVVMPEMSGKELFRAIQELQPDLKVLYMSGYSANVLDEHGIDKEHAWFLKKPFSRDELAVKVRQVLELS, from the coding sequence ATGAACCGCTTGAACTGGCATCAGGCAGTCTTGCAGAACATGGTTGATGCTGTGATAGCCGTGGATGACCGCCAACAGATCATGCTCGTCAATCCCGCAGCGGAGCGGCTGCTCGGGCAGCAGCTCAAAGAAATCCAGGGGCAGGCTTTCTTTGACATCTTCATTTTTCAAAATGAACAGATTCGAACTGAAATGCATCGGCGTCTGGAGAGCGTCTTGCAAACGGGTACGCCTTCAATTTTTGTCGACCATGCCTCCCTGACCAACCGGGAGGGTCGTCACCTGGTGATCAGCGGTGACATCGCTCCCATTTATGGACATGCCAGTAAGATCATGGGCGCGCTGGTTGTGATTTATGCCGGCAAATCAGAACTAAACCCGGGACTCCGTACAGAAGATTTGCAAAGCTTTGTTACAAATGCCCCCATTGCTATCGCATTGTTCGATAAAAATATGCGCTACCTGGCAACCAGCCAGCGCTGGATCGACGCTTATCACCTGGACAACGAAATACTACCGGGGCGATCGCACTATGAAGTCTTCCCCGAAATTCCCAACCATTGGAAAGTAGCCCATCAACAGGCTCTTTCCGGGACAACTCTCCGCGACGAAGAACTCTTCCTGCGAAAAGATGGATCCGTGCAATGGGATCGCTGGATTCTCCAACCCTGGTACGAATCGCCAACTTCGATCGGTGGTATTCTAGCCCTGACCGAAGATTTCACTGACCGCAAACACCTGGAACAGGAAAACCAGGAGCTGCTGGAGCAACTTGTCGCATCCCAGAAAATAGAATCGATCGGCAGACTCACAGCAGGGATCGCGCACGATTTCAATAATATGTTGAACGTGATTCAGGGGCATGTTGGTCTGGCGTTGCTGGAAAAAGATTTGAATCAACCGCTCTATGAACATCTGACAGAAATTCGTGACGCAGCAGATCGTTCCACCGATCTGATACAGCAGTTGCTGGGTTTTGCCAGCAAGGAGGACCACGAGCCCAGACTCGTCAATGTGAATCAGACCATCGAAGAAATGCTCGGCATCTTGAGGCGCCTGATCAATGAAGAAGTGGAACTGGTCTGGGAACCGGAATCTGAGGGATGCATTGTCAAAATGGATCCCTCACAGCTGGATCAGATTCTCGCAAACCTCTGCGTGAATGCCAGTGATGCCATTTCCGGAATCGGAAAAATTACACTTCAAACATTGAGCAGGGAATTCGATCAGGATTTCTGCGCCTTACACCCCGGTTATCTACCCGGTCAATTTGCCGTACTGGCTGTCTCTGATACCGGCACCGGCATGGACGAGGAAACGCAGACCCGGATTTTTGAACCCTTCTTTACCACTAAACCTGCCGGAAAAGGGACTGGCATTGGCCTGTCCACCGTCTTTGGGATTGTGCAACAGAATCAGGGCTTCATCCAGGTCGAGAGTCAACCCGGCTGTGGTTCTACCTTTCAGGTCTTTCTTCCCTGTCGACGAGACGAAACCCCTTCACACTTAGTGGAACCCGCTTTCCGCACACCCGGCGGAACTGACGAAATGATTCTCCTCATCGAGGACGAGCCGATGCTGGCAAAAATCAGTCGGGAAATTCTGCTCTCGCTTGGATATCGCGTGATCACAGCCACCAGTCCCCGAGACGGTATTCAAATGATGATGGATTTTAAAGGAACCATTGATCTGCTGATCACAGATGTCGTGATGCCCGAAATGAGCGGTAAAGAGCTTTTCCGGGCGATCCAGGAACTTCAGCCGGATCTGAAAGTTTTATATATGTCTGGTTATTCAGCAAACGTTCTGGACGAGCATGGCATTGACAAAGAACATGCCTGGTTCCTCAAAAAACCTTTCTCCCGCGATGAGCTGGCTGTCAAGGTTCGGCAGGTTCTGGAACTGTCCTGA
- a CDS encoding antibiotic biosynthesis monooxygenase family protein, translating into MITVGMNYHVIEGKQDAFEEKFASVLQALQSAEGHTTSSLWKDVSDSASYMITSEWSDEQAFLDFIHSDAFHAVTDWGKEEILSDRPRHKIYKH; encoded by the coding sequence ATGATTACGGTCGGAATGAACTATCACGTCATAGAGGGAAAGCAGGACGCCTTCGAAGAGAAATTTGCCAGTGTCTTGCAGGCCTTGCAGTCAGCCGAGGGGCATACCACATCGAGTTTATGGAAAGATGTGAGTGACAGCGCTTCTTACATGATTACCAGCGAATGGTCCGATGAACAGGCATTCCTGGACTTCATCCACAGCGATGCCTTTCATGCAGTCACCGACTGGGGCAAAGAAGAGATTTTGTCAGATCGCCCACGACACAAAATCTACAAGCACTGA
- a CDS encoding IS256 family transposase, with the protein MAHQQQSNNILDAVQLLADHGFDEMSQALQILFNEAMKLERSEYLGAEPYQRSVTRRSYANGFQAEINSKVASESWNCRCPRHATATFIPLHWSAANGVERALKLAIAEMYVQGVSTRKVAKITTELCGFDVTSTQVSRAAKLLDEELETWRNRPLGQVEYLILDARYEKVRVEGSVRDCAVLIAIGVLASGHRSVLGVSVSLSEAEVHWREFLGSLNQRGLHGVKLIVSDAHEGLKAARQNMLAGTPWQRCQFHLMQNAMQYVPKVHLRKQVSEELRNIFNARDLDDALNELKRFVSTHEKTAPKLASWAEENIPEGLTVFTIPAGHRKRMRTTNMLERQNKELKRRTRVAGLFPNEESLLRLVTAVLVELSDDWETGMRYLTI; encoded by the coding sequence ATGGCCCACCAACAACAATCTAACAACATTCTCGACGCTGTCCAGCTCCTGGCCGATCATGGATTCGATGAAATGTCGCAAGCACTCCAGATCCTGTTCAACGAAGCGATGAAGCTGGAACGTTCCGAATACCTCGGTGCCGAACCGTATCAACGCAGCGTAACGCGCCGTTCTTATGCCAACGGGTTTCAAGCCGAAATCAATTCCAAAGTCGCCTCGGAAAGCTGGAACTGCAGGTGCCCCAGACACGCGACGGCGACTTTTATCCCTCTGCACTGGAGCGCGGCGAACGGAGTTGAACGCGCACTGAAGCTGGCAATCGCTGAAATGTATGTTCAAGGCGTCTCTACCCGTAAGGTCGCCAAAATCACCACCGAACTCTGTGGCTTTGATGTCACCAGTACACAGGTCAGTCGGGCAGCGAAACTGCTCGACGAAGAGCTGGAAACGTGGCGTAATCGACCGCTGGGGCAGGTGGAATACCTGATCCTCGACGCCCGCTATGAAAAAGTTCGCGTGGAGGGCAGCGTGCGGGACTGTGCCGTGCTGATTGCGATCGGCGTCCTGGCCAGCGGTCACCGGAGCGTGCTCGGAGTGTCTGTGTCGCTCTCCGAAGCCGAAGTCCATTGGCGTGAATTCCTGGGTTCACTCAACCAGCGCGGCCTGCATGGCGTGAAGCTGATCGTCAGTGATGCACACGAAGGCCTGAAAGCGGCACGACAGAACATGCTTGCTGGAACGCCCTGGCAGCGTTGCCAGTTCCATTTGATGCAAAACGCGATGCAATACGTTCCCAAGGTTCATTTGCGCAAACAGGTGAGCGAAGAATTACGCAATATCTTTAATGCCAGAGACCTGGATGATGCGCTGAATGAACTGAAACGGTTCGTTTCCACTCATGAAAAAACAGCTCCGAAACTGGCGAGTTGGGCGGAAGAAAACATCCCGGAAGGACTGACCGTATTCACCATCCCTGCCGGTCATCGCAAGCGGATGCGAACCACAAACATGCTGGAACGGCAGAATAAGGAATTAAAACGGCGTACCCGCGTAGCGGGACTGTTTCCCAATGAGGAGTCGTTGCTGAGGCTGGTGACCGCGGTCCTGGTGGAACTCAGCGACGACTGGGAAACCGGCATGAGATACCTGACAATTTAA
- a CDS encoding glycosyltransferase family 87 protein, with the protein MLAVIVSVIQFIRIARRPPGDFPLHWLSGHFIATGQFLYTDNINYPYPPFWGFVHSVLAWIPMETAYLLVYPLFFLVLYLLVRTLNRLSEVHFPLGKNELFWTVTIAILLSSRYLVRDMLECGINLALVAAAWLAVYFWREKKEFRGSLILGFAMALKCTPSLFWAWFILKREWKMAGLTFLAAACFTLSPIMKLGYSESVHTYQHWVNNVMHGFKEKDPSRGICGPVPIANMSLRVSLARYLMHFPLDHEARMKTPLYVDFLNIPPLTAGRIISLSMLAFLGFVAWLFRRHYDDRSDERILWECAVVSIMILLYSPVTWGQHCVGIFPGIYLLIRSSLSRKQFTKPLKIGIGVFACMVLVLNRAFVGKFYSELLGTYHTSTFLFLGIICFLLSRHHWVTREKAPQVEKQPVLEHEPVKV; encoded by the coding sequence GTGTTGGCGGTGATCGTTTCTGTCATCCAGTTCATCCGCATTGCCCGGCGTCCTCCCGGCGACTTTCCGTTGCACTGGCTCTCGGGTCATTTCATCGCGACCGGACAATTTCTCTATACGGACAACATTAATTACCCGTACCCTCCTTTCTGGGGTTTTGTGCATTCCGTATTGGCCTGGATTCCCATGGAGACCGCGTATCTGCTGGTCTATCCCCTGTTTTTTCTGGTGCTGTATCTGCTGGTCCGGACTTTAAATCGACTGAGCGAAGTTCATTTTCCGCTGGGTAAAAACGAACTGTTCTGGACGGTGACGATCGCCATCCTGCTCTCCAGCCGCTACCTCGTCAGAGACATGCTGGAATGCGGAATCAATCTGGCACTGGTAGCCGCCGCCTGGCTGGCCGTGTATTTCTGGCGGGAAAAGAAGGAATTTCGCGGGAGTCTGATTCTCGGTTTCGCGATGGCGCTGAAATGTACGCCTTCGTTGTTCTGGGCCTGGTTTATTCTCAAGCGGGAATGGAAGATGGCGGGGCTGACCTTTCTGGCCGCCGCCTGTTTCACGTTGTCTCCGATCATGAAACTGGGATATTCCGAATCCGTGCATACCTATCAGCACTGGGTGAATAATGTCATGCATGGTTTCAAAGAGAAGGATCCTTCCCGGGGAATCTGTGGACCGGTTCCGATCGCGAATATGTCTCTGCGGGTCTCACTGGCACGCTATCTGATGCATTTTCCCTTGGACCACGAAGCGCGGATGAAAACGCCGCTCTATGTGGATTTTCTCAACATTCCCCCCCTCACCGCGGGGCGGATCATTTCACTAAGCATGCTGGCTTTTCTCGGCTTCGTTGCGTGGCTGTTTCGCAGGCATTACGATGATCGTTCGGACGAACGCATCCTCTGGGAATGCGCGGTGGTTTCGATCATGATTCTGCTGTACTCACCGGTCACCTGGGGGCAGCATTGCGTGGGGATCTTCCCGGGAATCTATCTGCTGATTCGCTCCTCCCTGAGCCGCAAGCAGTTCACGAAGCCCTTGAAGATCGGCATCGGAGTCTTCGCCTGCATGGTACTGGTTCTCAATCGCGCGTTCGTGGGTAAGTTTTACAGCGAGCTGCTGGGAACCTACCATACTTCCACGTTCCTGTTTCTCGGCATCATCTGCTTTCTGCTCAGTCGGCATCACTGGGTGACCAGGGAGAAAGCACCGCAGGTCGAGAAACAACCGGTCCTGGAACACGAGCCAGTCAAGGTCTGA
- a CDS encoding right-handed parallel beta-helix repeat-containing protein: protein MNVFQIFLTSLFILSLTCTGQADLNLYVKADAAPQGDGSRDKPFRQIDQARDTIRKSRQNGQLKMGESATVHIQPGVYEIQKSLEFQKADSGTAEAPVVYRATEPGRVRIQGGVNLNPASFQPVTDASVLKRIPASAQKKVRVCDLSKVSAGTFAEFKRSYRGVPVGPWLYVNSAPMTLARWPNADADNGGWATFSKAVDKGLPDPKAKDPAKRKLHPGAFVFDDPRPARWNLQEGVWLLGYWTHDWSDEVIRIADYDPKQKIIRLAAPHNYGIMGGTWGSQQRRFFALNVLEELDAPGEWYLDRKRKQLYFYPDGNLKDTSIVLATLTQPLLKLQETKHIRFENLNLEFGHSEGVSLRNTENVELAGCVIANLASGGISVNGKQNTIRSCDLYHLGTRGISLSGGDRKQLTRADNRAINNHIHHYGLFQRTYAPGIYANGCGQIVRNNCIHDAPHNAILYGGNENRFERNEIYRVVMETGDSGAFYTGRDWTSQGNILKHNFIHNLGGGDAEHVNTMGVYLDDCDSGDTVEGNVFFQTGRAIMIGGGRDNPILNNLVIDCPIGLHIDSRGMTWKQWNDPKSSGWNLEAKAEKMNYKQPPWSERYPHLAKIMQDSPREPLYDPVRRNVFVDCTKEVAHFDGNVKKLLDKFEIEHNLAVNTRGAAQGIALTKDLKGFTNLSGSAAKPIALGMTKTAQGKLELHQDPSLLTKQISFEPIPFDQIGLYRDDYRRELPE, encoded by the coding sequence ATGAACGTTTTCCAGATATTCCTCACCAGTCTGTTCATACTCAGTCTGACCTGCACCGGCCAGGCGGATCTCAACCTGTATGTCAAAGCCGATGCCGCTCCCCAGGGAGATGGCAGTCGTGATAAACCGTTCCGACAGATCGATCAGGCACGCGATACGATCCGTAAGTCCCGTCAGAATGGTCAGCTGAAAATGGGTGAATCGGCTACGGTTCACATTCAACCCGGCGTTTATGAAATCCAGAAATCACTCGAATTCCAGAAAGCGGACAGTGGTACCGCCGAAGCTCCCGTCGTGTATCGGGCGACAGAACCCGGTCGGGTCCGTATCCAGGGAGGCGTCAATCTGAACCCTGCCTCGTTTCAGCCGGTCACAGATGCCTCCGTCTTAAAACGGATTCCTGCTTCCGCGCAGAAGAAAGTTCGTGTCTGCGATCTGTCGAAAGTTTCTGCAGGCACGTTTGCAGAATTCAAACGCTCTTACCGCGGTGTCCCCGTCGGCCCCTGGCTGTATGTAAATAGTGCACCAATGACCCTCGCCCGCTGGCCCAATGCCGATGCAGACAACGGCGGCTGGGCCACCTTTTCCAAAGCGGTCGACAAAGGCCTGCCCGACCCCAAAGCCAAGGACCCGGCCAAACGGAAACTGCATCCCGGTGCGTTCGTCTTCGATGATCCGCGACCGGCCCGCTGGAACCTGCAGGAAGGGGTCTGGCTGCTCGGTTACTGGACCCACGACTGGAGCGATGAAGTCATCCGGATTGCAGACTACGATCCCAAACAGAAGATCATCCGGCTGGCTGCCCCGCACAATTACGGCATCATGGGGGGCACCTGGGGCTCCCAACAACGTCGCTTCTTCGCTCTCAATGTTCTGGAGGAACTGGATGCCCCGGGCGAGTGGTATCTCGATCGGAAACGAAAGCAACTCTACTTCTATCCGGATGGGAACCTGAAAGATACCTCGATCGTCCTGGCTACACTGACGCAGCCTCTGCTCAAACTGCAGGAGACAAAGCATATCCGTTTCGAGAATCTGAATCTGGAATTTGGTCACTCCGAAGGGGTTTCCCTGCGGAACACCGAAAACGTTGAACTGGCCGGCTGTGTGATTGCCAATCTGGCCAGTGGCGGCATCTCTGTGAACGGGAAACAGAATACCATTCGCAGCTGCGATCTATATCATTTAGGAACCCGGGGAATTTCTCTGTCAGGCGGTGATCGTAAACAACTCACCCGGGCCGACAACCGGGCGATCAATAATCACATTCACCATTATGGCCTCTTCCAGCGGACTTATGCCCCGGGCATCTACGCCAATGGCTGCGGACAGATTGTACGGAACAACTGCATCCACGATGCACCCCACAACGCGATTCTGTATGGCGGAAATGAGAACCGGTTCGAACGCAACGAAATCTATCGCGTGGTCATGGAGACCGGCGACTCGGGCGCCTTTTACACGGGCCGCGACTGGACCAGCCAGGGAAATATTCTCAAACATAACTTCATCCATAACCTGGGAGGCGGCGACGCAGAGCATGTAAATACGATGGGCGTGTACCTCGATGACTGTGACAGCGGCGACACGGTGGAAGGCAACGTGTTCTTTCAGACGGGCCGGGCGATCATGATCGGCGGCGGTCGCGATAATCCCATTTTGAATAATCTGGTGATCGACTGTCCCATCGGACTGCACATCGATTCGCGGGGGATGACCTGGAAACAGTGGAACGACCCCAAGTCATCCGGCTGGAACCTGGAAGCCAAGGCGGAAAAGATGAACTACAAACAACCGCCCTGGAGTGAACGTTATCCTCATCTGGCAAAGATCATGCAGGACTCACCCCGCGAGCCTTTATACGATCCCGTCCGCCGTAACGTTTTTGTGGACTGTACCAAAGAAGTCGCTCACTTTGACGGGAATGTCAAGAAGCTGCTCGACAAGTTTGAAATCGAACACAATCTGGCCGTCAATACGCGCGGCGCTGCACAGGGAATCGCACTGACGAAAGATCTCAAAGGCTTTACCAACCTGAGCGGATCTGCCGCGAAGCCGATTGCGCTGGGTATGACGAAAACCGCACAGGGGAAGCTGGAACTGCACCAGGATCCTTCCCTGCTGACAAAGCAGATCAGTTTTGAACCGATTCCCTTCGATCAGATCGGCCTCTACCGGGATGACTATCGCCGGGAACTGCCAGAGTAA
- a CDS encoding ARPP-2 domain-containing protein, protein MKPESAKPDDLLETISLKGLTLAPSQVLGGVRLAPVLRKQVREDLRLTRRPYHEDIAAVQLDSKTAYYSYIPHAFVADWTNDGSPTVAYGTQIQRLRKQKNSDGQVHDLGFATARVMKKMRKREDRNRLRFLPMDVSLEGFLSLHFGGPDVIWEEYSRAAIRDGLSPRCEMSVPGRWIKGLEDALRVFEIHENQVGSLVFVGDALASAFIVPHPDDYRDLHETLLTDDFGELLYFYGLYAQENRLHPEDIDADRVQSLQDLRNEVDRVRSDWSALHTLMSDNLLGCPVHNEMVYHMGPFQLQRFMTELNPKAENHIGEAIVRKNGTLEYLKSYRLSAAQCRRAYLLMQLANHNWSVEACAESLDCTQHELIYRLEKAGFGHLFHPHVRDKVHSMLRNDPW, encoded by the coding sequence ATGAAACCTGAATCTGCAAAACCGGACGATCTGCTGGAGACCATCTCTCTGAAAGGCCTGACGCTCGCTCCTTCCCAGGTATTGGGAGGGGTGCGGCTGGCGCCCGTGTTGCGCAAACAGGTCCGTGAAGATCTGCGTCTGACGCGGCGGCCCTATCACGAGGACATCGCCGCTGTCCAGCTCGACAGCAAAACGGCTTACTATTCGTATATTCCGCACGCCTTTGTGGCAGACTGGACGAACGATGGTTCGCCGACAGTCGCCTACGGTACACAGATCCAACGTCTGCGAAAGCAGAAAAACAGTGATGGCCAGGTCCATGATCTGGGCTTCGCCACAGCGCGGGTGATGAAAAAAATGCGGAAACGGGAGGATCGCAATCGCCTGCGGTTCCTGCCGATGGATGTTTCACTGGAAGGATTTCTTTCACTGCACTTTGGCGGGCCCGATGTGATCTGGGAAGAATACTCCCGCGCCGCGATCCGCGACGGATTGAGTCCGCGCTGTGAAATGTCGGTTCCCGGTCGCTGGATCAAGGGGCTGGAAGATGCCCTCCGCGTTTTCGAGATTCACGAGAATCAAGTCGGTTCGCTGGTCTTTGTCGGCGATGCCCTGGCGTCGGCGTTCATTGTGCCTCATCCGGATGACTACCGGGACCTGCACGAAACGCTGCTGACTGATGATTTTGGAGAACTGCTCTACTTCTACGGACTGTATGCGCAGGAAAACCGACTGCATCCGGAGGACATCGACGCCGACCGCGTGCAGTCGTTGCAGGATCTGCGCAATGAAGTGGATCGCGTGCGCTCCGACTGGTCAGCGCTGCACACGCTGATGTCGGACAACCTTCTGGGGTGTCCGGTTCACAATGAGATGGTTTACCACATGGGACCATTTCAGCTGCAGCGATTCATGACGGAGCTGAACCCGAAAGCGGAAAACCATATCGGGGAAGCCATTGTGCGTAAAAATGGAACGCTGGAATACCTGAAATCATATCGCCTCTCTGCCGCCCAGTGCCGGCGAGCCTATCTGCTGATGCAGCTGGCCAATCACAACTGGTCCGTGGAGGCCTGCGCGGAGAGCCTGGATTGCACCCAACATGAACTGATTTACCGCCTGGAAAAAGCGGGCTTCGGGCACCTGTTCCACCCGCATGTGCGGGACAAAGTTCACAGCATGCTGCGGAATGACCCCTGGTAA